Proteins encoded in a region of the Vitis riparia cultivar Riparia Gloire de Montpellier isolate 1030 chromosome 7, EGFV_Vit.rip_1.0, whole genome shotgun sequence genome:
- the LOC117917588 gene encoding uncharacterized protein LOC117917588 encodes MEGELCEPYAKEYDGRRIASSSSSSCPPSTTSVHVTALDGLVNVNSLFTIAVFVGLSLTTPNQHSLENRAVCDAGIDVARRLLVFEVVSFSFFLFSSLIAQGLKLAINLLNSKDVDDAFRAHINLKVLRFGMLGSAVGSVLGCLFLMLSMVNVIEIRLGLLSCGSRSAVHAVAALLVLVSSALVVYISTAVYAFMH; translated from the exons ATGGAAGGCGAACT atgTGAGCCATATGCAAAAGAATATGATGGCAGAAGAAttgcttcctcttcttcttcatcttgtCCACCCTCCACCACCAGCGTTCACGTCACCGCCCTCGACGGCCTTGTCAATGTAAACTCACTTTTCACCATTGCAGTCTTCGTCGGTCTATCCTTGACCACGCCCAACCAGCACAGCCTCGAGAACCGCGCTGTCTGCGACGCCGGGATCGACGTGGCCAGGCGGCTGCTGGTGTTTGAGGTTGTGTCCTTCagcttcttcctcttctcctcCTTGATTGCTCAGGGCTTGAAGCTCGCCATCAATCTCCTCAACAGCAAGGATGTGGACGACGCCTTTAGGGCTCATATCAATCTCAAAGTCCTGAGGTTTGGGATGTTGGGGTCCGCCGTGGGATCCGTGCTCGGGTGCTTGTTCTTGATGCTCTCGATGGTGAATGTGATCGAGATTCGGCTCGGATTGCTGAGCTGCGGAAGCAGATCTGCGGTTCACGCGGTGGCGGCTCTCCTCGTACTGGTTTCTAGTGCTCTGGTTGTTTACATTTCCACCGCTGTCTATGCCTTTATGCACTGA
- the LOC117919434 gene encoding protein FAR1-RELATED SEQUENCE 5-like gives MGDNYGATIADCVDSKSIETSNREMLDLYDDEDDDENDREFIVNELDGTVDPYVGMEFESEEAAMVYYDAYAKRVGFIIRVGNCHRSGRDGSVISRRFLCNKEGFRVSNKKMKRLEVRKPREITREGCRAMIMVRKDKSGKWIVTKLETEHCHPLGIPTGKGRRGSVQARPQDEKDKKIRELSSELHRANQQLAECREQLEMVLKDIERHTNHLTKSVQDIVENVKEVEAEDEEQLYDC, from the exons ATGGGTGACAATTACGGAGCAACGATTGCAGATTGCGTTGACAGCAAGAGCATCGAGACTTCAAACAGAGAAATGCTCGATTTGTACGACGACGAAGACGACGATGAAAATGACAGAGAATTCATCGTAAACGAACTGGACGGTACTGTGGATCCGTACGTAGGAATGGAGTTCGAATCGGAAGAGGCTGCGATGGTGTACTACGATGCCTACGCTAAGCGCGTGGGCTTCATCATCCGAGTCGGAAATTGCCACAGATCGGGGCGTGATGGATCGGTTATCAGCCGTAGGTTTCTCTGCAACAAGGAGGGGTTTAGGGTTAGCAATAAGAAGATGAAGAGGCTTGAAGTAAGGAAGCCGAGGGAGATTACTAGGGAGGGTTGTAGGGCAATGATCATGGTGAGGAAGGACAAGTCTGGGAAATGGATTGTAACGAAACTCGAAACGGAGCATTGTCATCCTTTAGGAATTCCCACCGGAAAAGGTCGCCGTGGCTCTGTTCAGGCGCGGCCGCAG GATGAGAAGGATAAGAAAATCCGGGAGCTATCCTCAGAGCTTCATCGTGCAAATCAACAGTTGGCAGAGTGCCGGGAGCAACTGGAAATGGTTTTAAAAGATATAGAACGGCACACAAACCACCTAACAAAAAGTGTTCAAGACATAGTTGAGAATGTAAAAGAAGTTGAAGCCGAGGATGAAGAACAGTTATATGATTGTTAG
- the LOC117919198 gene encoding ankyrin repeat-containing protein ITN1-like, translating to MVEVHQAYYIQSNMLVMRLRIPGSSEMRKLKEKKEMHIRSRQIMERLLERAKSHHEQEEQSNDRLVQFDEDEAKNYGLCHSEHEYFRRGRVRLGPSMPILIAASNGIVEMVEKTLQVFPMTIHDRDCYWKNIVLLAVENRQSHLYDFLLKSSHLLDKDLALHAVDGNWNSALHLAAKLKDYESWLIPSSTLQMHWEVKWYEYVKKSLRPNVSASPNKSQKTPDQIFTETHKELLEKSKEWLNSTCNSCSFIAALIATVAFASSATVPGGVDQDTGKPIFQHHLAFRFFAISSLVALCSSFISLLVFFSLLTSKCQYKDFSKNVPRNLLFGLTSLFISMAAMLICFISGHLLMLDNQLKYYAAVPVYAVTFLVITFISLQKFPSFFALVRAKFHNVPERIYKEDPL from the exons ATGGTTGAGGTCCATCAAGCTTATTATATCCAAAGCAATATGCTGGTCATGCGCTTAAGAATTCCAG GATCAAGTGAGATGAGGAagctaaaagagaaaaaggagatgCACATCCGGTCTCGTCAGATCATGGAAAGACTACTTGAACGTGCTAAAAGCCATCACGAGCAAGAAGAGCAGAGCAATGATAGGCTTGTACAGTTCGATGAGGACGAGGCAAAGAATTATGGTTTGTGTCATTCAGAGCATGAGTACTTCAGAAGAGGCCGCG TTCGGCTGGGTCCCTCGATGCCAATACTGATTGCAGCAAGTAATGGCATTGTGGAAATGGTAGAGAAAACCCTGCAAGTTTTTCCCATGACCATTCATGACAGGGACTGCTATTGGAAGAACATAGTGCTGTTGGCAGTGGAGAACAGGCAGTCGCATCTATATGACTTCTTGCTCAAGAGTTCTCATCTTCTTGATAAAGACCTTGCACTTCATGCAGTGGATGGAAATTGGAATAGCGCATTGCATCTAGCTGCCAAGTTAAAAGATTATGAAAGCTGGCTTATCCCCTCCAGCACGTTGCAAATGCATTGGGAAGTCAAATGGTATGAG TATGTGAAGAAATCCTTGCGACCGAATGTCTCTGCCAGTCCTAATAAGAGTCAAAAGACCCCTGACCAGATATTCACAGAAACACATAAAGAACTCTTAGAAAAAAGCAAAGAATGGCTCAACAGCACATGCAATTCCTGCTCTTTCATTGCAGCTCTAATAGCAACTGTCGCCTTTGCTTCATCAGCCACCGTACCAGGCGGAGTCGACCAAGACACTGGCAAACCAATTTTCCAACACCATTTGGCTTTCAGATTTTTTGCAATTTCATCCCTAGTTGCACTTTGCTCTTCCTTCATCTCACTGCTCGTATTTTTCTCCCTTCTCACCTCCAAGTGCCAATATAAAGATTTTAGTAAGAACGTGCCTAGGAACCTCTTATTTGGCTTAACCTCTCTCTTTATATCCATGGCGGCCATGTTGATATGTTTCATCTCAGGGCATCTCTTGATGCTTGACAATCAACTGAAATATTATGCTGCGGTTCCGGTGTATGCAGTCACCTTCTTGGTTATAACATTCATTTCCCTTCAGAAGTTTCCATCATTCTTTGCTCTTGTAAGGGCTAAATTTCATAACGTGCCTGAGCGTATTTACAAGGAGGATCCTTTGTAG